Part of the Flagellimonas eckloniae genome, TGAGTGGCTTGGTGTGAACTACGGCTTACTTTTTGGCGAATATTATTATGGTTCAAATTTTGGACCTAAGGTGGATGGGGTTCCTTTACTTATTGGTTGTTTTTGGGCATTATTGGCCTTTATAACTGCATCTATGACCGAGCCTTTAAAATTACCTATTTGGATAAAGTTAATGCTGTCTTCTTCATTAATGGTCCTTTTGGATTTCTTCATGGAACAAAATGCTCCCAAATTTAATTTCTGGTATTTTGGAGGCCATGTACCCGTTAAAAATTATGTCACCTGGTTCATTATGGGATTGTTAATGCATATAGTAATTTGGAAGACCAAAATAAAAGGGAACACTTCAGTCTCATACAATCTCTATTTGGCACATTTAATATTCTTTGGGTTCTTTTACCTACTCTCAGTTATCTAAATTCGGTAATGGGTTTCTCCCATTCCAACTACCTACAGAACGATAGGGTTGAAAACGTGAAAACAATTCTTCTTTGTACCATTTTAGCTCCCGGGTATATCCAATGGCCTTTGCATGCGGTTTGCTTTGGTAAGCAAAACCATCCAACGATTTCTGATCTTTCCAAACACTAAAGGTAGCCATCTGTTTTATGGGCACTTCGCCAAATCCTTTTGTATAAATGAGACCCTTATTTTCAAGTAGTTGCTGTTGGGAAATAGGTACGTATTTCCAAAATCGATATAACAATCGAGTTTTTATGGTTGCTCTGGTTATTGCAACGACAAAAGGGTTTCCATCATCTATTTCCTCACTCTTCTGAAATGGATTAGCCCCAGACCACTTCCCTCTACTAATACTATTTTTTAAATAGACGCTCCAGTATTCTTTGCTGTGTTTCTCATATTTTTTCATTAATGGGGATTCTTCAAAAAAATGATTTGCCATCTTATCACTTTCCCAAACTTGTAATAAAGCGTATGTACTCCAATCAGGTAATGGATTAAACCCTTCTTTTCCACTTCCCCATAGCTTATAAAATTGTAAACCCCGTACTTTTTTAAGGGTAGCATGCGCAAATTGCATCATACCAAAAGCCCAAAGTTTATCCCTGAGAGATGTGTATTTAAATAATGTTATAGTAGTTACTTGAGACATCTAAAACCTGTTAATAGCCTGCCTTGTGAAAATTGTATACAGTTATTTTGCAATTAAATTATCCAGTAATGAATATACTTTACTGGTATTCCAATCTGCAATTCTTTGCTTGTAGATTACAATATTACCCGATTTATCTATCAAATAAGACGAAGGTACCTCATCTGGGTTAATCGGTGTTTTTTCACCTATAATTAAGTATGTAACTGGGAAGGTAAACCCATGTTTTGCCATAAATTCTTCAACTGGTGGTCTATTCTCATTGGTTATGATATAGAAATCCATCTTTCCCTTATACCTATCATACATTTTTTGAATACTTGCCAACTCTGCTTCACAAGGCAAGCGCCATGACGCCCAAAGGTTAATAAAAACTACATTGCCTTCTGATTTATCAAAATTAAAGAAGTTCCATTCGGCATCTTTTAACTTCCAATCATAATCCGCTATTTTTTCCCTGTTGGCTTCTTCTATCACCGGAGGTGAGAATGAGAATATCCTGTTCAGGAGAATCTTGCCATAATGTCCCATTGGAGTAACAAAAAATGAAAGTATAAAAAGCATCACTGCAATATTCAATATGGTCTTTTTATTTATTTTCATTTATATGGGTTTGATTAAAACTAAAAAACTCCTGATGCAATATCAGGAGTTTTTTTCGAATTATCTTAAAACTGTTCTATGCATTCTCCTTTTTAATGACATTTAAAGCAGAACCTTCCCTGAACCATTCAATTTGCGAATCGTTATAGGTATGGTTTACTTTAATAGTATCCGTACTTCCATCAGCATGCACAACTTCCAAGGTCAATTGTTTTCCAGGAGCAAAATCGGTTATATCAACAAAGTTGAAGGTATCGTCTTCTTGAATTAAATCATAATCACTTTCATTGACAAAAGTCAAGGCCAACATACCTTGTTTCTTCAAATTGGTCTCGTGAATCCTTGCGAACGACTTTACCAATACAGCTGCAACACCCAAATGTCTTGGTTGCATTGCGGCATGTTCCCGTGAAGAACCTTCCCCATAGTTATGGTCACCCACAACAATAGTTCGTATTCCTTCCTTTTTATAGGCACGTTGTGCATCTGGAACAGCACCGTATTCTCCAGTCAATTGGTTTTTAACAAAGTTCGTTTGCTTGTTAAAAGCATTGACCGCCCCAATTAGGGTGTTATTGGCGATGTTATCTAAATGTCCTCTATAGCGAAGCCAGGGGCCTGCCATGGAAATATGGTCAGTTGTACATTTTCCAAATGGTTTAATCAGTAATTTCACGCCTTGTAAGCTTTCAGGAGTGATTGGAACAAATGGATCTAAAAGCTGTAATCTTTCGGATGTTGGTGAAACTACCACTTGTACTCCACTTCCATCCTCCATTGGTGCAATAAACCCGGCATCTTCAACTGCAAAACCTTCTGGTGGCAACTCATATCCTCTTGGTTCATCTAATAATACCTCTTCACCATCTTCATTAATCAGCTTATCTGTCATTGGATTAAAATCCAACCTTCCAGATATCGCAATTGCGGTCACCAACTCCGGAGATCCTACAAAAGCTAGGGTATTTGGATTACCATCCGCACGTTTTGCAAAGTTTCTATTGAACGAATGCACAATGGTATTTCGTGGACCATCAGCAGCTTTGTCCCCATAGCGGTCCCACATTCCAATACAAGGCCCACATGCATTTGCAAATACAGTAGCACCTACATTGTTAAAGGTCTTTATGAAACCATCTCTTTCAATGGTATATCTCACTTGTTCTGAACCTGGAGTTATGGTAAACTCCGATTTCATCTTTAGATTCTTTTCTGAAACCTGCTTTGCCAAAGATGCTGCCCTTGAAATATCTTCATAAGAAGAATTGGTACAAGAACCTATTAGACCGACCTCAACGTTTAATGGCCAATCATTTTCTCTGGCCGCCTCACTCATCTTGGAAATTGGTGTTGCCAAATCTGGAGTGAAAGGTCCATTTAAATGTGGTTCCAAAGTATTTAAATCAATTTCTATCAACTGATCAAAATAGTCATCTGGGTTTGCATACACTTCAGCATCAGCAGTTAAATGCTCTTTTACTGCAAATGCTGCATCAGCTACATCTGCACGATCTGTAGCTCTTAAATAGCGATCCATGGATTCATCATACCCAAAAGTAGATGTGGTTGCACCAACTTCTGCTCCCATGTTACAAATGGTACCTTTACCAGTACAGGACATTGATGTTGCGCCTTCTCCAAAGTATTCAACAATGGCTCCTGTACCGCCCTTTGCTGTGAGGATATCTGCCACTTTTAAGATTACATCTTTTGGCGCTGTCCAACCCGATAGTTTTCCGGTCAATTTTACTCCAATCAATTTTGGGAACTTCAATTCCCAAGCCATACCTGCCATTACATCCACTGCATCTGCTCCTCCAACACCAATAGCAACCATTCCCAATCCACCGGCATTTACCGTGTGGGAATCTGTTCCTATCATCATTCCACCAGGGAATGCATAATTTTCAAGTACCACTTGGTGAATAATCCCTGCTCCCGGTTTCCAGAAACCAATTCCATACTTATTGGAGACTGATTCCAAAAAGTCAAAAACTTCATTACTGGTTTCGTTTGCTCTCTTTAAATCTGTCTTTGCATCAACTTTGGCTTGAATCAAATGATCGCAATGTACCGTTGTGGGCACTGCCACCTTAGGTTTTCCGGCATGCATGAACTGTAGCAACGCCATTTGGGCCGTAGCATCTTGACAAGCTACCCTGTCAGGGGCAAAATCAACATAATCCTTACCTCTTGAAAATTGTTTGGTAGGTGTTCCTTCCCATAAATGCGAGTACAATATTTTTTCTGAAAGGGTCAAAGGTCTTCCCACTAATTCACGGGCCTTTTCAATACGCTCTCCCATTGAAGCGTAAACCCCTTTAATCATGTCAATGTCAAATGCCATTCTACAATTGGATTTTAAGATTTCAGTAATAAGGCAAATTTAGTGAAATACCTACGATTAAGGAATTAGAATTAACCTAAATAAATGGGAATGATTTGATATTTATAACAATTCTGAAATAATATTTTCCTCAGAAATGCCTTCTGCCTCAGCTTTGTAGTTTTTTAATATTCTATGCTTAAGAATTCCCATGGAAATGGCTTTTACATCTTCTATATCGGGAGAGAACTTTCCATTGATTGCTGCATGCGCTTTGGCTCCCAAAACCAAATTTTGGGATGCTCTTGGCCCTGCACCCCAATCTACATAATTATTGACATAGTCCAATGAACCATCCATTCCAGGGCGTGTTTTATTGACCAACTTAACCGCATAATCAATTACGTTGTCTGGTACTGGTATCCTTCGTATTAAATGTTGCACAGCTATGATTTCATCGGCATTGAACAGCGTGTTTATTTGTGCACTCTCATCAGTAGTTGTGGACTTAACAACTTGTATTTCTTCTGCTATTGAGGGATATTTTAATTCTATAGCAAACATAAAACGGTCCAATTGGGCCTCTGGAAGTGGATAAGTACCTTCTTGTTCAATAGGGTTTTGTGTAGCAAGTACAAAATAGGGCATATCCAATTTATATTGCTGTCCTGCAATGGTAACCGCTCTTTCTTGCATGGCCTCAAGAAGAGCTGCTTGGGTTTTTGGAGGAGTTCTATTGATTTCATCCGCTAAAATAATATTACCAAAAACCGGCCCCTTAATAAATTTAAAATTTCTATTTTGATCTAGTACCTCACTACCTAAAATATCGCTGGGCATTAAATCTGGGGTAAATTGAATTCTTTTAAAATCCAATCCCAAAGTTTGGGCAATAGTGTTTACCATCAAGGTCTTTGCAAGTCCTGGAACACCAATTAAAAGCGAATGTCCACCCGTGTATATGGAAAGTAAAATTTGCTCGATTACTTTGTCTTGACCAACAATAATCTTTGCAATCTCTTTCTTTAGGGCCTTATGTTTTTTTACAAGATTTTCAACAGCAACAACATCTGACATGCACTTATTCCTTTATCCAGTTGTTAGCAAAATCACACTCCCTGTTTTCTGAATTTACATGAATATATGTATCATCGATGTGATCGTCCATCCATTCCTTTATGGTTTTGAACTGTTTTTCCCTTAGCGCAAGTTCCTGGATTTTTAGGTAATCTTGGGCAAAATCGGCTTTGTGTTCATCATACCGATTGGAGATTTTCATAATCTTAAATTTAGGAGCTCCTCCTCTTGGATCATCTTCCTTAATAGGTCTGGAAATTTCCTCATCTTTCAAATTCCTTACCTGGTTATAAAGTGTTGGGTCCATTTTGGTCAACTCAAATCGAGAATCAAAGTTAATCGGGTTGCGAAGTAATCCGCCATCAAACTTCGTTTCTTTTTCATCGGAAAAATTCAATGCCGCCTGGGCAAACGTGTACTTACCTTCCAAAAGGTGCTTACGAATAGTGTCTAATTCCCTCACAGCCTTGTCCATTGTACTTTGAGGTATTTCAGGGGCTATCAAAATATGACGTAAATCCACTTCTTGACCTCTAATTTTTTCAACATAAATAATATGATATCCAAAATCGGTCTCAAAAGGTTCTGAAATTTCTCCTTCCTGTAAACTAAAGGCCACATCTTTAAATTCCTTTACAAAAGGGGTTTCCCTTGTCATACTATAAAACCCTCCTTTTGATTTAGATCCTGGGTCCTGTGAGTAAAGAATCGCCTTAACATTAAAACTAGCATCGTTTTCCAAAACATCCTGCTTTATCTGTTTTAACCGATCTATCACTTTTTGTTTTTCTTCTTGTGGAGCCTTAGGCTCTTTTATAATCTGAGCAATTTCCAGCTCTGCACCAAAAACGGGTCTCTCTTCTTCTGGAATCTTATTGAAAAATTGTCGAACTTCTTCAGGAGTAACCTGTATTTCCTCAACAATGTTCCCTTGCATTTTTTCTGAAAGCATGCGCAACTTGTTGATTTCAAAAAGCTCTGTTCTAAAACTCTCAACGTCCTGCTTTTTATAAAATTTCAACACTTTCTCCATTGAACCAACTTGGGAAACTAGTTGTTGTATTTGACGATCACTTTGTGAATTCACTTGGTCATCAGATACCAACAAACTATCCTGAACCGCCTGGTGTGCATAAAGACGATCTTCCATCAACTTGCCCAAAAGACTGCACCTTGTGATATCTTCTGTTGAGGCGCCTTGACTTCTTAAATCTATCAGTGTCTTTTCAATATCCGACTCCAGGATTACATAATCACCGATTACGGCAGCTATACCATCCAGTTTAACCTTTTTAGTTGTGTTTGTGGAATCGTTTTTGGTCAGTGCTGCCTCATCAACATCTTGTGCTTGTATAAAACCAAATGCCACAAAAAATACCAAGGTCAATATTTTGCTATTCATCTTTTCCATATACTTCAAATTCATTCTTCTGTATTGCTTCGTCAATTATTTCAGTTTCCAGTTTTCTGATATGATTCAATCTTCTCCTATTTAAGATAAGCTGTCGAATATCAGGCGAAATATAATCAAACGGGGCGGTGCTGTTAATTTCCAACACATCGGTCACCATTCCCAAATATACCCCTATGGAATCCTGTAATTCAAAAAATTGTGATTTTTTTAAGTACTTTTCCTCATTGAGAGGTGTAAGCGGTGGTATTTCTTCCATGACCCTAGTAACGCTTACCCAAATGGAATCATTGAAATGGATTTTTTTAAATTGAACCGCTATGGAATCCAGATAACTTTTATCGGTCTCTTCCCAGCCTTTTATTTTTTCTATTACCTGATTTTTATCCAAGAATTGGCCGGGGAGTCCAACAAATCTCAACTGGACCAATTTCTCGTTTAACTTGAAATTTTCCTTTTCCTTCTCGTAATACTCTCTTAATTGGGAAGTGGTTATCGCCGTATCCTGGGATTGAAGCACCAATGCTTCAACATAGGCCCTGGTGTATAGATCCGAACGATAATCATCAACCAAAAGATCATACTCCTTTAATTTTTCCTCAGGTAAATTGATTTTGGATTTGGACAACAACAGCTGTTTTGATGCCCAGTTATTAATGTAATTGGTAACAAAGAGGATACTATCCTGCTCAGACATATCGTTAGTAATAAAAGAAGCTATATCCTCCTTGTACAGAAAAGTTTCGCCAACTCTTGCCAAAGGTTCCTTCTCTGTTTTCTCCTTGAACAATGAATCACAGGAAGAAAAAACAAAAAGTCCGAGTACTGGTATTAGAAATATCTTTTTTTGTAAAAAAAGCATTCCGCAAAAGTAACAATTACTTAAAGCCAAACAAGAAGGTTTTGTTCTCATTAACAGATTTTTAGTAGACTGTTTCAAATCATATAATTTCTTACATTAGTGCAAAACCAATCAAAATGAAGTATACCGTTGAAATAACCATCGATCTGCCTCGAAATGAATTCTTAAAAATATTGGACAATCCAGAAAATATGAAACACTGGCAAAGAGGTTTAGTTAGTTATGAACTGTTATCCAATCAACCCACCAAGGAAGGTGCTCAAATGAATTTAAAATATAAAATGGGTAAGCGTGAATTGGAAATGGTAGAAACTATCATAAAAAGAAATCTTCCCGAAGAACTTCACACCACATACGACACCAAAGGTGTGCATAACATCCAAAAAAATTATTTTAAGGAAGTTGAAGGGAAAACCAAATGGATTTCTGAAAGTGAGTTCCAGTTTTCTGGATTTGGAATGAAACTAATGGGATTTTTAATGCCCGGCGCCTTTAAAAAACAGTCCATTAAATATTTAGAGGATTTTAAAGCATATGCGGAACATAACACATCAGTTTTAAGTTTATAGTGCAATGGAGAAAATATTAGATAGAAAAATTAAGTTGATTTGGGATTTTCGAGGACCCAGTGCAGCTAGCACCGCAGAAC contains:
- a CDS encoding peptidylprolyl isomerase produces the protein MRTKPSCLALSNCYFCGMLFLQKKIFLIPVLGLFVFSSCDSLFKEKTEKEPLARVGETFLYKEDIASFITNDMSEQDSILFVTNYINNWASKQLLLSKSKINLPEEKLKEYDLLVDDYRSDLYTRAYVEALVLQSQDTAITTSQLREYYEKEKENFKLNEKLVQLRFVGLPGQFLDKNQVIEKIKGWEETDKSYLDSIAVQFKKIHFNDSIWVSVTRVMEEIPPLTPLNEEKYLKKSQFFELQDSIGVYLGMVTDVLEINSTAPFDYISPDIRQLILNRRRLNHIRKLETEIIDEAIQKNEFEVYGKDE
- a CDS encoding SRPBCC family protein; the encoded protein is MKYTVEITIDLPRNEFLKILDNPENMKHWQRGLVSYELLSNQPTKEGAQMNLKYKMGKRELEMVETIIKRNLPEELHTTYDTKGVHNIQKNYFKEVEGKTKWISESEFQFSGFGMKLMGFLMPGAFKKQSIKYLEDFKAYAEHNTSVLSL
- a CDS encoding carotenoid biosynthesis protein, which codes for MKFLIKNKIWIAIGLIWLFHLSGIIGVSLGYQDWFITKTPLNLFICLILFLWTFPMNTQKKILVFIAFFFLGMFSEWLGVNYGLLFGEYYYGSNFGPKVDGVPLLIGCFWALLAFITASMTEPLKLPIWIKLMLSSSLMVLLDFFMEQNAPKFNFWYFGGHVPVKNYVTWFIMGLLMHIVIWKTKIKGNTSVSYNLYLAHLIFFGFFYLLSVI
- a CDS encoding AAA family ATPase, which codes for MSDVVAVENLVKKHKALKKEIAKIIVGQDKVIEQILLSIYTGGHSLLIGVPGLAKTLMVNTIAQTLGLDFKRIQFTPDLMPSDILGSEVLDQNRNFKFIKGPVFGNIILADEINRTPPKTQAALLEAMQERAVTIAGQQYKLDMPYFVLATQNPIEQEGTYPLPEAQLDRFMFAIELKYPSIAEEIQVVKSTTTDESAQINTLFNADEIIAVQHLIRRIPVPDNVIDYAVKLVNKTRPGMDGSLDYVNNYVDWGAGPRASQNLVLGAKAHAAINGKFSPDIEDVKAISMGILKHRILKNYKAEAEGISEENIISELL
- a CDS encoding aconitate hydratase, yielding MAFDIDMIKGVYASMGERIEKARELVGRPLTLSEKILYSHLWEGTPTKQFSRGKDYVDFAPDRVACQDATAQMALLQFMHAGKPKVAVPTTVHCDHLIQAKVDAKTDLKRANETSNEVFDFLESVSNKYGIGFWKPGAGIIHQVVLENYAFPGGMMIGTDSHTVNAGGLGMVAIGVGGADAVDVMAGMAWELKFPKLIGVKLTGKLSGWTAPKDVILKVADILTAKGGTGAIVEYFGEGATSMSCTGKGTICNMGAEVGATTSTFGYDESMDRYLRATDRADVADAAFAVKEHLTADAEVYANPDDYFDQLIEIDLNTLEPHLNGPFTPDLATPISKMSEAARENDWPLNVEVGLIGSCTNSSYEDISRAASLAKQVSEKNLKMKSEFTITPGSEQVRYTIERDGFIKTFNNVGATVFANACGPCIGMWDRYGDKAADGPRNTIVHSFNRNFAKRADGNPNTLAFVGSPELVTAIAISGRLDFNPMTDKLINEDGEEVLLDEPRGYELPPEGFAVEDAGFIAPMEDGSGVQVVVSPTSERLQLLDPFVPITPESLQGVKLLIKPFGKCTTDHISMAGPWLRYRGHLDNIANNTLIGAVNAFNKQTNFVKNQLTGEYGAVPDAQRAYKKEGIRTIVVGDHNYGEGSSREHAAMQPRHLGVAAVLVKSFARIHETNLKKQGMLALTFVNESDYDLIQEDDTFNFVDITDFAPGKQLTLEVVHADGSTDTIKVNHTYNDSQIEWFREGSALNVIKKENA
- a CDS encoding TlpA family protein disulfide reductase — its product is MKINKKTILNIAVMLFILSFFVTPMGHYGKILLNRIFSFSPPVIEEANREKIADYDWKLKDAEWNFFNFDKSEGNVVFINLWASWRLPCEAELASIQKMYDRYKGKMDFYIITNENRPPVEEFMAKHGFTFPVTYLIIGEKTPINPDEVPSSYLIDKSGNIVIYKQRIADWNTSKVYSLLDNLIAK
- a CDS encoding peptidylprolyl isomerase, encoding MNLKYMEKMNSKILTLVFFVAFGFIQAQDVDEAALTKNDSTNTTKKVKLDGIAAVIGDYVILESDIEKTLIDLRSQGASTEDITRCSLLGKLMEDRLYAHQAVQDSLLVSDDQVNSQSDRQIQQLVSQVGSMEKVLKFYKKQDVESFRTELFEINKLRMLSEKMQGNIVEEIQVTPEEVRQFFNKIPEEERPVFGAELEIAQIIKEPKAPQEEKQKVIDRLKQIKQDVLENDASFNVKAILYSQDPGSKSKGGFYSMTRETPFVKEFKDVAFSLQEGEISEPFETDFGYHIIYVEKIRGQEVDLRHILIAPEIPQSTMDKAVRELDTIRKHLLEGKYTFAQAALNFSDEKETKFDGGLLRNPINFDSRFELTKMDPTLYNQVRNLKDEEISRPIKEDDPRGGAPKFKIMKISNRYDEHKADFAQDYLKIQELALREKQFKTIKEWMDDHIDDTYIHVNSENRECDFANNWIKE